From the Pseudomonas monsensis genome, the window ACCCCGGCACCGTGCAACTGGTTGCGGCCCACGGAAGAGTTGAGATAGAGCCAGCCACTGGTGCGTTTTATCAGTTGTTTGATCGCCATGGCTTCGGTCCTCTTAACGGTTCTGTTCAGGATTCCACTGGGCATACCGCTGGCCGCGCAGGAACTGCCACAGGCCGAGGCTCATCCCGGCGAGCGTGACCAGCAGAAACGCGGCCAGACGAAACGGTTTCGGCAAGCGGTGTTGCGAGTCGAGTAAACCGGCGATCGCCACGCCATAGCCGAACAGCTGGGCGATCAGGGCCAGGCGATAGAAACCGTGGTCGTCCCACAGCCAGAAGTTGCTCAGCAGCAACGGCAGCAGGAGGATCGGCGCCAGGCGGCGGATCAGTTTGTGGCTGATCAGTGCGACCGAATACAGGCCATGTTTGAGGGGGTTGAGCAGCTCACTGCGCTGGGCCAGGCTTTGCAAGCCACCGACAGTCACGCGTTGACGACGGCGGAACTGTTTGTCCGCTTCGTCGACGCCGTGGTCGATCACTTGCGCCTCGGGGACGTACACAATGCGTTTGAAAGCGACCGGTGCGCAGGTACTGATGAAAAAATCGTCGTTGACCTCCGCCGGTACGTTCTGGAACAGCTCGCGGCGCAGGGCGAGCAGAGCGCCGTCGGCGGAGACCATGCAGCCGGTGCGGTTCTCCATCCGGCGCAACCAGCCCTCGTAGTGCCGATACAGGCTGTCGCCGACGCTGAGGCCGCCGCCGGTCACCGGGATCACCATGTGCCCGGCGCAGGCACCGACAGCGGGATCGCTCAACGGCGCGAGCAAGTGGCCGAGGGTTTCCCGCGACCATTGGTTGTCGGCATCGGTGAACACCAGAATGTCGCCGGTGGTCAGGGCCACTCCGGCGTTCAGCGTTGCCGCTTTGCCCTGACGCGGCAGGTCGAGCACGCTGATGCGCGCATCAACCACCTTGCGCGCGCAGGCCACGGTGTCGTCGCTGGAGCCGTCGCTGGCGAGAATGATCTGCAAACTGGCCGGTTGATAATCCTGCGCCAGCAACGTGCGCAGCTTGTGCTCGATATGCCGCGCCTCGTTGTGTGCGGCGATCACGATGCTCACGTTCAGCGGCGGTGCCGGGGCGTGACGCCATGCCGGAAACAGCGGCGACAGAAGTGTCAGCAGCAACGGGTAACCCACGTAGGCATACACCGGCAGCAACAGGCACAGCCAGAAAATGAATTCAGCCACGGGCAGGCCTCCTGGCGTTCCAATGACACAGATTGAGAATGAACGCCGCCCCGGCGAGGTGCAGGCGCACCCAGTGCAGGCCCCACAGTTGCAGGGTCAGTCCGAGGTCGTGATGGCGTGCACTCTGACGAATGCTCAGGACCAGTCCGGGTAACAGGGTCAACAGCACCATGACTGCCGCGTGATGCGGAAAACCGTCGAGCAGAGCCGAGATCGCGAGGAAATCCAGAATCCACACCGCCAGCGACAGCAGCGGAAAACGCAGCAGGCGCAGGCTGAAACCATGGGTGCGCAGCAGTTGCAGATGGCTGCCCTGACGCCACATTTCCTTGCCCATCCACTCACGCCAGTTCATCTCGTAGCCCCAGTGCAGGGCCACGCTGCTGTTCACCGACAGCAGCCGCGCACCTTGTTTGTGCAGGCGCAGGGTGAACTCCTTGTCTTCGCCGGTGCGCAGGTGTTCGTTGAACCCGCCGACCTTGTCGAAACAGCTGCGGCGCATCAGCAGGTTGGAACTGGGCAGCCACTCCACCGGGTGCGACGCCTGAGTCGACGGGCGCAGTGTGCGCCGTTGCCAGGCGGTGGCGTACCACGGCGCGGCGGCGGGGGTGTGCAGGTCGAGACCGAACACGTCGGCCTGTCCCTCGGCTTGCAGCTCGAACAATGGCTTGAGCCAGTCTTCGGGCATCTCGACATCGGCGTCGATGAACGCGAGCCACTCGCCGCTCGCCAGCAGCACGCCGCGATTGCGCAGGGCGCCGATCAGCAGGCCC encodes:
- a CDS encoding glycosyltransferase; this translates as MSRISIIIPMYNEARHIGRTLLAAQKAAHAANVECELIVVDNGSSDDGPHIARQFGAQVLVLPGLLIGALRNRGVLLASGEWLAFIDADVEMPEDWLKPLFELQAEGQADVFGLDLHTPAAAPWYATAWQRRTLRPSTQASHPVEWLPSSNLLMRRSCFDKVGGFNEHLRTGEDKEFTLRLHKQGARLLSVNSSVALHWGYEMNWREWMGKEMWRQGSHLQLLRTHGFSLRLLRFPLLSLAVWILDFLAISALLDGFPHHAAVMVLLTLLPGLVLSIRQSARHHDLGLTLQLWGLHWVRLHLAGAAFILNLCHWNARRPARG
- a CDS encoding glycosyltransferase, whose amino-acid sequence is MAEFIFWLCLLLPVYAYVGYPLLLTLLSPLFPAWRHAPAPPLNVSIVIAAHNEARHIEHKLRTLLAQDYQPASLQIILASDGSSDDTVACARKVVDARISVLDLPRQGKAATLNAGVALTTGDILVFTDADNQWSRETLGHLLAPLSDPAVGACAGHMVIPVTGGGLSVGDSLYRHYEGWLRRMENRTGCMVSADGALLALRRELFQNVPAEVNDDFFISTCAPVAFKRIVYVPEAQVIDHGVDEADKQFRRRQRVTVGGLQSLAQRSELLNPLKHGLYSVALISHKLIRRLAPILLLPLLLSNFWLWDDHGFYRLALIAQLFGYGVAIAGLLDSQHRLPKPFRLAAFLLVTLAGMSLGLWQFLRGQRYAQWNPEQNR